The window CCGAGGGGATGTGTATTGAGGATGTCATTAAATAGTCGCCGTGAGTATTTAAACAACATGCACCAGCGTTACTCTCAGGCCGCTTCCCGAACCGAAAAATCCCAGATTATCGACGAGGTAGTCAAGATGCTCGGCTATAACCGTAAGTATGCTATCTATGTCTTAAATAATCCTATTCCTGCCAAAAAGCCAGCTAAAAAGCGTTCTAAACCATTAAAGTATTTGGAGGCACTCCCGGCCATCCAGCTCGTTTGGGAGGCCCTGGATTATCCTTGTGCCGAACGCCTCCATCCAGTACTCCTTTCTACGGCTGAGCTCCTGGCCAGCCACGGAGAGCTCCTCCTCACTCCTCAGATACGGGAACAGCTGGCTCGAATTAGCCGCCCTACTTTGGCTAGAAGAATAGCTAAATGGCGCTCTCCTAAGCCTAAACGTACCCTGCCCCACCCAAAACCCGGCTCCAGGCTTCGTAGCAAGGTGCCAATTGAATGTTATGCTTGGAATGAAAACCGCCCCGGTGCCCTGGAAGTCGACCTGGTGGAGCATCATGGCGGTTCTTCCCTGGGCCATTTCGCCTACACCATCACCGTCGTCGACGTGGTGACGGGTTACAGTCCCGCAGAGCCATCCTTGGCCGCAGCCAGGCCGCCGTCTTTCGCGAGCTGAAGGCTATCCTTAACGAATGGCCGCTTAAACCTTGGGGCATCCATACCGATAACGGTAGTGAGTTCTTAAATGACCAACTCCTCCGTTTTTGCCAGCAAAATGACCTTACATTTACGCGAAGCCAACCCTACCGCAAAAATGATAATGCCCATGTTGAACAGAAAAATCGCCAGTTCGTGCGGCATATCGTCGGCTATGAACGCTATGACACCCCTAACGCCGTTACTTGGCTTAATCAGGTCTACGCCTACTTGGATATCTATGTTAACCTTTTCTTACCAATGCGTAAAGTAGTTGCTAAGAAACGTCAAGGTGCCTATGTGCGCAAAACCTATGATACGGCTCGAACCCCTTTGCAGCGTTTAATAGACGCCGGGATACTAGACCCTCATACTAACGCTAAATTCCAGCGCCAACTCCAGGCTATTAATCCCCTTGTACTTCACCGCCAACTGGAGGAATTGCTCGCTAAAGGTTATACTGAGCCTTCTCAACAAAAGCAAGCCGTCCATTAAAACAATGACCCATATACAGCATACCCTCTAAAGCTAAAGGGAGATGATGGAACATAGTACCCCCTTCTACTATCGCTCTTTAGGTTAGGTCTTTATTTGAGTGAGCCTTCTCCCTTCGGTAAGGTTTTTATGTGAGTTGACACGGCCAGCGGCCGGCCGCGGGCCGGCATACTTTAAAGCAATCCCCTGCCGGGCAACGGCCGGGCTGCCATTCGAGGAGCCGCCGGGACACTCCGGGTATTTCTCCCCTCAGGCACATATTTTTAGTGCGCCCACCCCAAAATAAATAGGAATAGCCCTCAGGTTGTAGTTGGAGGTTGCCATGGCTGACAGTTATGATGTCATTGTCGTCGGAGCCGGACCGGCAGGAAGTACCGCGGCCTTAACGCTGGCACAAAACGGGCTTTCGGTCGCCCTCTTAGAGCGCGGTGCTTTCCCCGGCTGCAAGAACGTCTTCGGCGGCACCATTTACAGCCAGCCCACGGCAGAAATCGTACCCGCCTTTTGGAACTCGGCTCCCCTGGAGAGGCCAGTTGTTACCGAAGAATTTTGGTTTCTCCATACGGACTCCGTCGTCCGCATGGGCTATGCCAACCTGCGCTACAGCCGGGAGCCCTACAATAAATTTACGGTCCTGCGTCCCAACTTTGACAGGTGGCTCGCCGCCCAGGCGGCTTCCGCCGGGGCCGTCCTGCGCACCCAGGCCCATGCGCGGGATTTTATCTATGATAAAGGTATCTTCGCCCGCGGCCCCATCCGCGGCGTCAGGTTGGACACGGGCGAAGTGCTACGTTCTGACGTGGTCATCATAGCCGAAGGAGTTCTCCCCTTTCTCACCGCCAAGGCGGGTTTGATCAAGGAGCCGCCTCCCTGGCACACCTATACCCTCTATGTCAAGGAGGTCTTGGGACTCCCCTCCGAAAAGATTAACGATCGCTTCCAGTTAGAGGACAACGAGGGTGCCGTCATCGGTATGCTGGGGTTCCCCACAGCCACCGCCATCGGTAAGGCAGGAATCTGGGTCAACAGGGAAACCATCTCTATTATTTTGGGCGGTTACCTAAACCAGCTGTCTGAAAGGGGTTTGAGCCCTTATTATCTTCTCCAGCGTTTGAAGGAACACCCCCTGGTGCGTCGCCTTATCGAGGGGGCAGAGGTTCTGGAATATCAAGCCCATATGATACCCAAGGGCGGGTACAGTTTTCTGCCCAAGTTTTACGGAGACCACGTGCTGGTGGCGGGCGACGCCGCCCTCATGATCAGCGGCCGCCGGGGCACCGACCTGGCCATGCTCTCGGGGAAATATGCCGCCGAAACGGTGGTCCAGGCCAAAGCCAAGGGCGATTTTTCAGCCCGGATGCTGGCCAACTATGAGTTAAAAATAAAGAATACCTTTTTCTTCGAAGACATCAAGGCCGATCGGGAAACCCTGCGATACTACCACCAACGGTCCGATGCCGATTACCTGGTTGCCAGCACCCTAAACGAACTGGCCCGGGAATTCTTTAACATCGACCTCTTAAGCGAGCGAGAAAAGGCGGCCCGCCTCAGGGACATCATCCGGGCCAAACAATTCCCGTGGAAGACCATCGGCGACATGTGGGAATTCGCTAAGCATTGGGGGCCCTTCTAGATGTTGCCGGCCAAGTTTCCCGGAGATCCCTTGCCTCTAGTTGAATTCAAGGCCAGCGAGGTATCCCACATTGCCCTAAGGGACGTCAAAGGGTGCCTCAGCTGTGAGAACAAACCCTGTACGTACATCTGTCCCAGCCAGGTCTACGAGTGGGAAGAGGACACCCTAAAAATTAACTACGTCCGGTGCATAGAATGCGGCGCCTGTAGTAAGGTCTGCCCGACTAACATCCTCTGGCAATATCCACCAGGAGGGTATGGGGTCACCTACCATTACTAGCGGGCCTGGACCGGGAATTTTTCCCGCGGCACGGGTTTAAGGCGTGCCTCCTGCCTTCACGGGTGGATGATCCCTCCCGGCCCCGCCGAAGGCTGAAAAGGCCGCCAGGCCCGCATAAATTATCTCCCTACCGTTCACCCTTGTCGGCCCAATAGGAGGAGCAACTGTTTGGGATTTTTTTCCATTCCAGCAGGATATTGCCCTCCCCTTGGCGAATGACTCTCTTAGGTAATAGATTTCCGAGGAGAGAGATCAATTGCGGTCAGCCACCGCAGTCCTGTGCGGCCTGCTGCTTTTCTTTATGGGCTTCCCCGGTCTGGCCGCTTCTCCCGACCCTAAGGAAGAGTTGCAGCGGCGCCTGGAGAACACCGGGAGCAGGGAGTACGCCCTCCTGCAGGAACTCCTGGAAATCGATTCTCGCCTGCACAAGCTGACCACCGACAAGGAGGCCCTCGCCGCCCAACAGGAGCAGCTGGAAGGGGATTTGGCATTGGCCCAGAAGAGGGAACACGAGCTGGCCCAGGAGCTGTCCGCGGGCTCTACAAAGGTGGGCCAGAGTCTCCGTTTTTTTCAAAGGTACGGTGCTTCCCCTTACCTCCTGGCAGCTTTTTTAAGCACCGACCTGGCCGATTTTTTTGTCCGCTGGGAATTGATGCAGCGCTATGTAAACTTCCTGCTGGCAAGGGTCCGCCACCAACTAGCCCTTTATGTCGAGGTGCAGAAAATTAAGGAAGAAATTAACCAGAAAGAGCGGGAGCTCGGCCGGGCGGCAGCACGGCTTGACGCCCTGGAGCAGGAGCTGGTAGCCCTGCGGAACCACCG of the Thermanaeromonas sp. C210 genome contains:
- a CDS encoding FAD-dependent oxidoreductase is translated as MADSYDVIVVGAGPAGSTAALTLAQNGLSVALLERGAFPGCKNVFGGTIYSQPTAEIVPAFWNSAPLERPVVTEEFWFLHTDSVVRMGYANLRYSREPYNKFTVLRPNFDRWLAAQAASAGAVLRTQAHARDFIYDKGIFARGPIRGVRLDTGEVLRSDVVIIAEGVLPFLTAKAGLIKEPPPWHTYTLYVKEVLGLPSEKINDRFQLEDNEGAVIGMLGFPTATAIGKAGIWVNRETISIILGGYLNQLSERGLSPYYLLQRLKEHPLVRRLIEGAEVLEYQAHMIPKGGYSFLPKFYGDHVLVAGDAALMISGRRGTDLAMLSGKYAAETVVQAKAKGDFSARMLANYELKIKNTFFFEDIKADRETLRYYHQRSDADYLVASTLNELAREFFNIDLLSEREKAARLRDIIRAKQFPWKTIGDMWEFAKHWGPF
- a CDS encoding murein hydrolase activator EnvC family protein, which gives rise to MRSATAVLCGLLLFFMGFPGLAASPDPKEELQRRLENTGSREYALLQELLEIDSRLHKLTTDKEALAAQQEQLEGDLALAQKREHELAQELSAGSTKVGQSLRFFQRYGASPYLLAAFLSTDLADFFVRWELMQRYVNFLLARVRHQLALYVEVQKIKEEINQKERELGRAAARLDALEQELVALRNHRQLALEEVRRQSSHYRQALLALEQAWQEALPSLEAVLATFPNFPWQRLSPDRVTVGQGRVLAEFSQAKINEVLLGGGGALEGVRFELVPQRLVIPGPGFRLQGSLAVTGPRHLTFTPLALEMGGLPLDKSTWDVLLPQPAFTIELPPPALDLEYSNLEIRDGVMTLELLPPSPHTIR
- a CDS encoding ferredoxin family protein produces the protein MLPAKFPGDPLPLVEFKASEVSHIALRDVKGCLSCENKPCTYICPSQVYEWEEDTLKINYVRCIECGACSKVCPTNILWQYPPGGYGVTYHY